From Micromonas commoda chromosome 3, complete sequence, a single genomic window includes:
- a CDS encoding predicted protein encodes MSPSSARLPRPSPALAAVALLLAATFATVAEARVQVRPVESTVVLDGFRPSDFADPAVQRDFCAAFTASIDLDERVGALDPAPSPRRFPTLRTLRETPRNPPTLTRYDDTRRSSSGGAFLGRSARFRSVTHSRTSNAADVKNTFSQKQKLFQYCEILSAYRPCASCSGVAVRFVVYIPEWIPGGWWYAYDRLIVVVRYDVRNTLIRYNPIFNVVAKVDVNVNVGGDVDSWKNSEKDIDEPPAVDDASRVVAPVEDSPPEGEPIVSPTDEAGEDRGAPATDEGTDLETDLETDLETDLETDLETDLETPPETESEGSPPERDTPDDETAVDESQTREDRAGERDAADTGVEPTSPDPGQTGKEDSADGFDFANERETRESNPSEEGPGTFDDVGEGFDFSDRGGGGFDNRGEASTGADGGGKENRDFDFSGGSGGGGGGGGFGGDAEVFPVGGGDSGGGGLSLGGGDRSGGGGGGGGRGGGGGGRRGGGRRGGDK; translated from the coding sequence atgtcgccctcctccgctcgtctcccgcgcccctcccccgcgctcgccgccgtcgccctcctcctcgcggccaccttcgcgaccgtcgccgaggcgagggtCCAGGTTCGTCCCGTGGAGAGCACCGTGGTGTTGGACGGGTTTCGACCCTCCGACTTCGCGGATCCGGCCGTGCAGCGCGACTTCtgcgccgcgttcaccgcgtccatcgacctcgacgagagGGTAGGTGCActcgaccccgcgccctcgccgcgtcgcttccCGACCCTTCGCACACTTCGCGAAACACCGCGAAACCCACCCACCCTGACCCGATACGACGacacgcggcgctcctcgagcggcggcgcgtttcTCGGACGGTCCGCGCGGTTCCGGAGCGTCACACACTCTCGAACGTCCAACGCCGCTGACGTCAAAAACACTTTTTCCCAAAAACAAAAACTTTTTCAGTACTGCGAGATTCTATCTGCGTACCGACCGTGCGCGTCCtgctccggcgtcgccgttcgaTTCGTCGTGTACATCCCCGAGTGGATCCCCGGCGGGTGGTGGTACGCGTACGACCGCCtgatcgtcgtcgtgcggTACGACGTTCGGAACACGCTGATCCGATACAACCCGATCTtcaacgtcgtcgccaaggtgGACGTCAACGTcaacgtcggcggcgacgtggactcGTGGAAAAACAGCGAGAAGGACATcgacgagccgcccgcggtggacgacgcgtcgcgcgtcgtcgcgcccgtggaGGATTCCCCGCCCGAGGGCGAGCCAATCGTCTCGCCGACTGACGAAGCCGGCGAAGACCGAGGCGCTCCCGCGACTGATGAAGGGACAGATCTTGAGACCGATCTTGAGACCGATCTTGAGACCGATCTTGAGACCGATCTTGAGACCGATCTTGAGACACCGCCCGAGACCGAGTCCGAGGGCAGCCCGCCCGAGCGCGATACCCCCGATGACgagaccgcggtggacgagtccCAAacccgcgaggaccgcgccggcgaacgcgacgcggccgatACCGGCGTAGAGCCGACCAGCCCAGACCCGGGCCAAACGGGAAAGGAGGATTCGGCCGACGGGTTTGACTTTGCGAACGAACGCGAGACTCGCGAGTCGAATCCCTCGGAGGAAGGACCCGGGAcattcgacgacgtcggcgaaggtTTCGACTTttccgaccgcggcggcggcggctttgacaaccgcggcgaggcttccaccggcgccgacggcggcgggaaggaAAACCGTGACTTTGACTTTtccggcggctccggcggcggcggcggcggcggcggttttgGCGGTGACGCTGAGGTCTttcccgtcggcggcggtgacagcggcggcggcggcctcagcctcggaggaggcgaccgcagcggtggcggtggcggcggcggtggccgaggaggaggaggtggcggcaggcgcggcggtggccgccggggcggcgacaAGTGA
- a CDS encoding hypothetical protein (putative uncharacterized protein) produces the protein MQVTASASRTTIVPAKVARATRRASRVPVACRASSTNDRDVGTSTLADRCARLATSTLTAAALLAAPIGPAHARLEGVNNPQMLPPGPPQEVLDVAGYLTKGEIARLTTEVRNLEKDTGYKLRVLAQAYPKTPGLAVKDYWNVDDDTVVFVADPGLGNILNFSVGHNVDLDVPPSFWTRLSGKYGTKFYWQENGEEASISNAVSAIDTCFREEPGKLKCSKVQGELGEEPSSGKFGKAWFGS, from the coding sequence ATGCAGGTCACCGCTTCCGCGTCCCGTACCACGATCGTTCCCGCGAaggtcgcccgcgcgacccgccgcgcgtcgcgcgtccccgtcgcatGCCGCGCGTCATCCACGAACGATCGTGACGTCGGCACTTCAACCTTGGCGGATCGatgcgcgcgtctcgcgacgtccaccctcaccgccgcggctcttcTCGCCGCCCCGATCGGACCCGCGCACGCCAGGCTCGAGGGCGTCAACAACCCCCAGATGCTCCCCCCCGGCCCGCCCCAGgaggtcctcgacgtcgcgggctACCTCACGAAAGGCGAGATCGCGCGGCTCACCACCGAGGTGCGCAACCTGGAGAAGGACACCGGATACAAGCTGCGGGTCCTGGCGCAGGCCTATCCCAAGACCCCGGGGCTCGCGGTGAAGGACTACTggaacgtcgacgacgatacCGTCGTGTTCGTCGCGGACCCCGGCTTGGGGAACATCCTCAACTTCTCCGTCGGTCACAACGTGGATCTCGACGTGCCGCCCTCGTTTTGGACCAGGCTGAGCGGCAAGTACGGCACGAAATTTTACTGGCAGGAGAATGGCGAGGAGGCGTCAATCTCCaacgcggtgagcgcgatcGACACCTGCTTCCGCGAGGAGCCCGGCAAGTTGAAGTGCTCGAAGGTGcagggcgagctcggggagGAGCCCAGCAGCGGGAAGTTCGGGAAGGCGTGGTTCGGATCGTGA
- a CDS encoding hypothetical protein (putative uncharacterized protein), which yields MEQQPLGKLAPAQPHGASSLRPAHLGPAPGDAAPVKRKRGRPPGAKNKKTAAREAAEDEAERRLRRNAALMAEVMSAEGASESKSTSAGEEENSREERLRAALAAATAGDTRPAAARAEDGRDDAFAALLARVDDAATAEDARTAVAAFRERFEQTAAAGRRGKARVTGAATLRRVQGGADVPRGWTATSVSL from the exons ATGGAGCAGCAGCCGCTGGGGAAGCTGGCTCCGGCGCAGCCGCACGGCGCGTCCAGCCTGCGACCCGCGCATCTCGGCCCTGCTCCGGGCGATGCGGCCCCCGTGAAGCGCAAGAGGGGCCGCCCTCCCGGCGCCAAGAACAAGAAGACG GCCGcacgcgaggcggcggaggacgaggcggagcgacggctgcgacgcaacgcggcgctcatggCGGAGGTGATGTCGGCGGAGGGTGCGTCGGAATCAAAATCGAcatccgccggcgaggaggagaactCGCGCGAGGAACGACTGAGGGCGGCGttagcggcggcgacggccggagacacgcgccccgcggcggcgcgcgcggaggacgggagggacgacgcgttcgcggcgctcctcgcgcgggtcgacgacgcggccaccgcggaggacgcgcgcacagctgtggcGGCGTTTCGAGAGCGATTCGAAcaaacggcggcggcgggtcgtcgcgggaaggcgcgcgtcacgggcgccgcgacgctgcgGAGGGTacagggcggcgccgacgttccgcgcgggtggaccGCCACGTCCGTCTCGCTCTAG
- a CDS encoding mRNA cleavage and polyadenylation factor complex (This model contains a Clp1 domain. The pre-mRNA cleavage complex II protein Clp1 family consists of several pre-mRNA cleavage complex II Clp1 (or HeaB) proteins) gives MGDDAPNAGTQTHYLNKEEEFRVEVKIGTSVKVTLTDGTAEIFGAELPKGTPVTLPGGKHAVFSWHGATIDVLGATELEYVARDTPMTQYLNLDGVLEERRKAAAAAGAAGDDGFASDGPRVALVGPTDVGKSSIAKILTNYAVRKQWAPLFVDLDLGQGGITCPATIGAVPVDRPIDAEEGVPLEMPLVYFAGDTSPGNNPDLYRYLVERMAAMLDARHASNPAARAAGVVINTMGWVEGQGYKLLLHALDALKVDNVVVVGQERLHSELTRDFRGKRVGGDVPGEGTPVRVWKLNKSGGVVERSPEFRRRCRDQKIREYFYGAPGAELQPHSQTLPFGQVSIFKVGGGPRAPATALPIGQQSSSDPLRVTTVAPSMSLLNSVLAVSHGRSNADLLSSNVAGFIFVTEVDMRNGRFTFVSPSAGELPSRNLLAGSLKWIEMP, from the coding sequence atgggcgacgacgcgcccaaCGCCGGCACCCAGACGCACTACCTGaacaaggaggaggagttcaGGGTCGAGGTCAAGATCGGCACCAGCGTCAAGGTCACCCTCaccgacggcaccgccgaGATCTtcggcgcggagctcccGAAGGGCACCCCCGTGACGCTGCCGGGCGGCAAACACGCCGTCTTCTCGTGGCACGGCGCCACGATCGACGTGCTCGGCGCCACCGAGCTCGAGTACGTCGCGAGGGACACGCCGATGACGCAGTACCtcaacctcgacggcgtcctcgaggagaggcgcaaggcggccgccgccgcgggcgccgcgggcgacgacggcttcgcCTCTGACGGCCCGCgagtcgcgctcgtcggacCAACCGACGTGGGAAAATCCTCCATCGCGAAGATCTTGACCAACTACGCCGTTCGCAAGCAGTGGGCGCCGCTGTTCGTGGACCTGGACCTCGGCCAGGGCGGGATCACGTGCCCCGCCACGAtcggcgccgtgcccgtGGACAGGCCGAtagacgccgaggagggggTGCCGCTCGAGATGCCGCTGGTGTATTTCGCCGGTGACACGAGCCCGGGGAACAATCCGGACCTGTACAGGTACCTGGTGgagaggatggcggcgatgctgGACGCTCGGCACGCGTccaaccccgccgcgagagccgcgggcgTGGTGATCAACACCATGGGGTGGGTCGAGGGGCAAGGGTACAAGCTGCTGCTGCACGCTCTCGACGCGCTGAAGGTGgacaacgtcgtcgtcgtcggccagGAGCGTCTGCACTCGGAGCTGACGCGGGATTTCCGGGGCAAAAGGGTCGGAGGGGACGTGCCGGGCGAGGGAACGCCCGTGAGGGTCTGGAAGCTCAACAAGTCCGGCGGCGTGGTGGAGAGGTCTCCGGAGTTTCGCCGGAGGTGCAGGGACCAGAAGATTCGCGAGTACTTCTACGGAGCCCCGGGCGCCGAGCTGCAGCCGCACTCGCAGACGCTGCCCTTCGGCCAGGTGTCCATCTTCAAAGTCGGCGGAGGACCGAGagcccccgcgacggcgcttcCCATCGGCCAGCAGAGCAGCAGCGACCCGCTGAGGGTCACCACCGTGGCGCCGTCCATGTCGCTTCTCAACTCGGTGCTCGCGGTTTCGCACGGCAGGAGCAACGCCGACTTGCTGTCTTCCAACGTCGCGGGTTTCATCTTCGTCACGGAGGTTGACATGCGGAACGGGCGGTTCACGTTCgtgtcgccgagcgcgggggagCTGCCGTCGAGGAACCTGCTCGCGGGATCGCTCAAGTGGATAGAGATGCCGTGA
- a CDS encoding ATP-binding cassette superfamily ((ABCA)) gives MTRGEEARGPSRCVPTATSKPRATLLTTWPFSRPRDIPFPAQTSGSNARTAMPALTSNRPFFAHRSTAQFFALVRKNFTLKTRGILCCCTGVEIILPVFFLAVLCLPKALVKDSVNNDVVTKPYQIATPWGSTEYSGGRGAYCVDGYKLLVAPATPEATRIANKAAMNLICSGPRSSYVDSWAGNFLKAIGCETWGGMDTPSEPMVHHDPALAALIWNGTGSSRLADVNDQEYQIYHGRANNSTTTMRELCRDSCLRDTNGCYKDTWGDHVLPHLVKTFATKADGLAWIEANPGPTLAFVAFAAGVEGSEDASAKKVRYSLHTNTTAYDGGECQNSDSGNCAYRTREYTVNEWEAESDNPSWRGYGVFSRVQNAIDAALIDEKDGDGVDYGVTLDASVRPFPWLGYDYNIGGIIAAGVFSILGALAFMSNVVIIMKSVVVEKELRLREGMQMMGMSSNMYWLSWFYTHFLTAMCTVVLIVIIGMYPFEYTNPFLQLVFYTLWITSCILWNYMISTVFSRSITASVVGCFVYVMSIAPAIAVRIVSPQGSAGWLATCLLPGSSINMWGHILARLELAKEGITFETADKHMNKYGDFSAASVIGMVFLDCVLYALMTWYLDKVWPTEFGQKLSPLFPFTKEYWLGESHNVDDDSATGKETTEFGENFEPLTDDQLRKASVKIRGLKKQFSNGVVAVDDLTVTFVPGQVSALLGHNGAGKTTTISMLTGTLNATGGDAVINGKSIRTEMGRIRESLGICPQFDVLWPTLTVREHLRLYAAFGGMDKGAIPAEIVSAVNEVALSEKLHYKTGQLSGGQKRKLSLAISFIGKPSVVFLDEPTSGMDPYSRRFTWEVIRKRAATSSIMLTTHFLDEADLLCDRIAIMSAGKLACVGSPVFLKNRYGAGYHLTLARKSASASQGKISAGNADGVLALVRKYVGDNATLASDVGAELSFTLPFESTAKFPDLFKDLDGKLDSLGFQSYGISCTTLEEVFLSIARGGVGGNSEATRKSLDAARPATDVNGNESKLLMDDPDDEDLDEAGHQIRAGYVTGWPLVARQCKGLLWKRRLNWQRDWKSILVQLAFPVLFFVLALVLAGLEYEDSKDFQNMEVTRRMLGNRPTIASVKATDAEAAAVFAQWPEGTAVTRAYQPMMDCACNCPAKGQNAVFDTAACCMQNLTAAIAGAAAAGLSADATLGYCAQASLSGFGSAQGSCGLTSGGVGAAGGMDVSPQCASGGGDTFDAYLWSVTEERVTCDRQDTIGCDALHVEGYDAATGRYQHTVYAHQSAYHSVPATVNEANSAILRKRTGGAYVGISVSNEWLPEVKRFVDGDVVDSSNDTTFITSLFIVMGASILTASVVVFPVYERRNNSKHLQMVSGINKVAYWCCHWLADAAQMIVPIAAIMIIFAAFNIEQYRGQLDAIFVLTLCFVLCSITYTHLVGFYFKNEFYAFVGLTGAKLFLSVICTATGMVLELLKDVNDDTKKAYAALSVILPIIIPHYSYGKGLYDIGQNKLNENRQRFNAQTMSLTPMGSKDWWAEDVIGDDIAWLVGLAVGFGVLIILVELSEGSIATLASKGLEFLRIRSRNTSADNSSLDEADDEDVAEERRRVNDAAAAGFSADRRGENSADTRDGVILHGITKTFGFGSGAKKAVRNLSVGMPRGQCFGLLGINGAGKTSTFKMITGEFAPTRGDTRVLVTGGGKREYLSVHEDLSRARTVMGYCPQFDGLQPNLTGREHLQFYAQVRGVPDELIEHTVNALLEKMSLTKYSERQAGTYSGGNKRKLSVAIALIGEPAVVLLDEPSTGMDPEARRFMWDVISASTRGRTIVLTSHSMEECEALCNRIGIMVGGQFKCLGSLQHLKNRFSEGYTVDVRFQSGLARIVYDAVVAKGIHAQVMESHDTELKLRVDDTGNTKLWQIFAAIEDIRAMKKPERHVVQVDGEDPIPVGADDAGGLIDDYSVSQTTLEQVFVRFASTQSEETQHAPGMTPGIDGLGQPPLGSSLAVQPPPPQGEFHQFAPADADDERAPPPDMVPPGYVQRP, from the coding sequence atgacgcgcggcgaggaggcgcgcggaccCTCGCGGTGCGTCCCCACCGCAACCTCAAAACCTCGCGCGACGCTTCTCACCACGTGGCCCTTTTCCCGTCCACGAGATATTCCTTTTCCAGCGCAGACATCCGGGTCGAATGCTCGgacggcgatgcccgcgctGACCTCCAATCGTCCCTTCTTCGCGCACAGGTCCACCGCGCAGTTCTTCGCGCTGGTGCGCAAGAACTTCACGCTCAAGACCCGCGGCATCCTCTGCTGCTGCACCGGCGTCGAGATCATCCTCCCGGTTTTCTTCCTCGCCGTGCTCTGCCTGCCCAAGGCGCTCGTCAAGGACAGCGTCAACAACGATGTGGTCACCAAGCCCTACCAGATCGCCACTCCTTGGGGCTCCACGGAGTAcagcggcgggcggggggccTACTGCGTCGACGGGTAcaagctcctcgtcgcgcccgccaccccggaggcgacgcgcatcGCGAACAAGGCTGCGATGAACTTGATCTGCAGCGGCCCGCGGAGTTCGTACGTGGACAGCTGGGCGGGCAACTTTTTGAAGGCGATCGGGTGCGAGACGTGGGGGGGGATGGACACGCCGTCCGAACCGATGGTGCACCacgaccccgcgctcgcggcgctcatctgGAACGGCACCGGATCGTCcaggctcgccgacgtcaacgACCAGGAGTACCAAATCTACCACGGCAGGGCGAACAACTCCACGACGACCATGCGAGAGCTGTGCCGCGACTCGTGCCTGAGGGACACGAACGGCTGCTACAAGGACACGTGGGGCGATCACGTCCTGCCCCATCTCGTCAAGACCTTCGCCACCAAGGCTGACGGCTTGGCGTGGATCGAAGCTAACCCGGGCCCGACGCTCGCCTTCGTCGcattcgccgcgggggtggagggAAGCGAAGACGCCTCCGCGAAAAAAGTGAGGTACAGCCTCCACACGAACACCACCGcgtacgacggcggcgagtgccAAAACAGCGACAGCGGCAACTGCGCGTATCGCACCCGCGAGTACACGGTGAACGAGTGGGAGGCGGAGAGCGATAACCCCTCGTGGAGGGGTTACGGGGTCTTCTCGAGGGTGCAgaacgcgatcgacgcggcgttgatcgacgagaaggacggcgacggcgtcgactaCGGCGTcacgctcgacgcgtccgtcagGCCCTTCCCCTGGCTCGGTTACGACTACAACATCGGCggcatcatcgccgccggcgtcttttccatcctcggcgccctcgcgtttATGTCAAACGTGGTGATCATCATGAagtccgtcgtcgtggagAAGGAGCTGCGCCTGAGGGAAGGGATGCAGATGATGGGGATGTCTTCTAACATGTACTGGCTGTCGTGGTTCTACACCCACTTCCTCACGGCGATGTGCACCGTGGTTCTCATCGTGATTATCGGCATGTACCCGTTTGAGTACACGAATCCTTTCCTGCAGCTGGTGTTCTACACGCTCTGGATCACGAGCTGCATCCTGTGGAACTACATGATATCCACGGTGTTCAGCCGAAGCatcaccgcgagcgtcgtggGATGCTTCGTGTACGTCatgtccatcgcgccggcgatcgcggtgCGCATCGTGTCCCCTCAGGGCAGCGCGGGCTGGCTCGCCACTTGTCTGCTGCCGGGCTCCTCCATCAACATGTGGGGGCACATactcgcgaggctcgagctcgcgaaggaaGGGATCACGTTCGAAACCGCGGACAAGCACATGAACAAGTACGGCgacttctccgcggcgtccgtcatCGGCATGGTGTTCCTGGACTGCGTGTTGTACGCGCTGATGACGTGGTACCTCGACAAAGTTTGGCCCACAGAGTTTGGCCAGAAGCTCAGCCCGCTTTTCCCGTTTACCAAGGAGTACTGGCTCGGCGAGTCGCacaacgtcgacgacgacagcgcgACGGGCAAGGAGACGACCGAATTCGGCGAGAACTTCGAGCCCCTCACCGACGACCAGCTGCGTAAGGCGTCGGTCAAGATTCGAGGCTTGAAGAAGCAGTTTAGCAacggggtcgtcgccgtagaCGACCTCACCGTGACCTTCGTCCCCGGCCAGGTCTCCGCGCTTCTCGGACAcaacggcgcggggaagaCCACGACGATCAGCATGCTCACCGGCACCCTCaacgccaccggcggcgacgccgtgatCAACGGCAAATCCATCCGCACCGAGATGGGACGCATTCGCGAGTCGTTGGGCATCTGCCCCCAGTTTGACGTCCTCTGGCCCACGCTGACGGTGCGCGAGCACTTACGACTCTACGCCGCGTTCGGGGGAATGGACAAAGGCGCGATCCCGGCCGAGATTGtctccgcggtgaacgaggTGGCGTTGTCCGAAAAGTTGCACTACAAGACGGGGCAGCTGTCCGGCGGGCAGAAGCGAAAGCTGTCGCTCGCCATCTCCTTCATCGGAAAACCCAGCGTGGTTTTCCTGGACGAGCCCACGAGCGGCATGGACCCTTACTCGCGCCGATTCACCTGGGAGGTGATCCGCAagcgagcggcgacgtcgtccatcaTGCTGACCACGCATTtcctcgacgaggctgaCCTCCTGTGCGATCGCATCGCCATCATGAGCGCCGGCAAGCTGGCGTGCGTCGGGTCGCCGGTGTTTTTGAAGAATCGATACGGCGCCGGTTACCACCTGACGCTGGCGCGTaagtcggcgagcgcctcccaGGGGAAGATATCGGCCGGTAACGCCGACGGGGTACTCGCGCTGGTGCGCAAGTACGTCGGGGAcaacgcgacgctcgcgtccgacgtGGGCGCCGAGCTCTCCTTTACCCTGCCGTTTGAGTCCACCGCCAAATTTCCCGACCTGTTCAAGGATCTGGACGGCAAGCTGGACTCGCTCGGGTTCCAGAGTTACGGCATCTCGTGCACCACCCTGGAGGAAGTGTTCCTTtccatcgcgcggggcggcgtcggtggcaACTCGGAGGCGACCAGAAAGTctctggacgcggcgagaccCGCTACCGACGTCAACGGTAACGAATCCAAGCTGCTGAtggacgacccggacgacgaggacctcgacgaggcgggccATCAGATTCGCGCGGGTTACGTCACCGGCTggccgctcgtcgcgcgccagtGCAAGGGACTGCTGTGGAAACGCCGGCTCAACTGGCAGCGCGACTGGAAGAGCATACTGGTGCAGCTCGCGTTCCCGGTGCTGTTCTTCGTGCTCGCCCTCGTGCTCGCGGGCTTGGAGTACGAGGACTCCAAGGATTTTCAAAACATGGAGGTGACCCGCCGCATGCTCGGAAACCGACCCACGATCGCCAGCGTCAaggcgaccgacgcggaggccgccgcggttttCGCGCAGTGGCCCGAAGGGACCGCCGTGACCCGCGCGTATCAGCCCATGATGGACTGCGCGTGCAACTGCCCGGCGAAGGGCCAAAACGCCGTTTTCGATACGGCGGCTTGTTGCATGCAAaacctcaccgccgccatcgcgggcgccgccgcggcggggctctccgcggacgcgacccTGGGGTACTGCGCGCAGGCGTCCCTGAGCGGCTTCGGCTCGGCGCAGGGTTCGTGCGGCCTCAcgtcgggcggcgtcggcgcggcgggcggcatGGACGTGAGCCCCCAGTGCGCTTCGGGTGGCGGCGACACCTTTGACGCGTACCTGTGGAGCGTCACCGAGGAGAGGGTGACGTGCGACAGGCAGGATACGATCGGGTGCGACGCCCTCCACGTCGAGGGgtacgacgcggcgacggggcggtaCCAGCACACGGTGTACGCGCATCAGAGCGCGTATCACAGCGTCCCGGCTACCGTCAACGAGGCCAACTCGGCGATTTTGAGGAAGAGGACCGGCGGCGCCTACGTGGGCATATCGGTGTCAAACGAGTGGCTCCCCGAGGTGAAGCGGttcgtggacggcgacgtggtggACAGCAGCAACGACACCACGTTCATCACGTCCCTGTTCATCGTGATGGGCGCGTCGATCCtcaccgcgtccgtcgtcgtcttccccGTGTACGAGCGTCGCAACAACAGCAAGCACCTGCAGATGGTGAGCGGCATCAACAAGGTGGCGTACTGGTGTTGCCACTGGCTCGCGGATGCGGCGCAGATGATTGtcccgatcgcggcgatcatGATCATCTTCGCGGCTTTCAACATCGAGCAGTACCGCGGgcagctcgacgccatctTCGTCCTGACCCTCTGCTTCGTCTTGTGCTCCATCACCTACACGCACCTCGTGGGCTTCTACTTCAAGAACGAGTTCTACGCCTTCGTCGGCCTCACCGGCGCCAAGCTGTTCCTGTCCGTCATCTGCACCGCCACCGGCATGGTGTTGGAGCTCCTGAAGGACGTCAACGACGACACCAAGAAGGCTtacgcggcgctctccgtgATCCTCCCCATTATCATCCCCCACTACTCCTACGGCAAAGGACTGTACGACATCGGCCAGAACAAGCTGAACGAGAACCGCCAGCGGTTCAACGCGCAGACCATGAGTCTCACCCCCATGGGCAGCAAGGACTGGTGGGCCGAGGACGTCATCGGAGACGACATCGCGTggctcgtcggcctcgccgtgGGGTTCGGCGTCCTCATCATACTCGTCGAGCTCTCCGAGGGGAGCATcgccacgctcgcgtccaagGGGCTGGAGTTTTTGAGGATCAGGTCCAGGAACACCTCCGCGGACAACTcgtcgctcgacgaggctgacgacgaggacgtcgcggaggagcgccgccgcgtgaacgacgcggcggccgccggcTTTAGCGCCGATCGAAGGGGAGAAAACTCCGCCgacacccgcgacggcgtgatcCTCCACGGAATCACCAAGACGTTCGGGTTCGGGTccggcgcgaagaaggcggtgCGCAACCTATCCGTCGGCATGCCCCGCGGGCAGTGcttcggcctcctcggcatcAACGGCGCGGGTAAGACGTCGACGTTTAAGATGATCACCGGGGAATTCGCGCCCACCAGGGGCGATACCCGAgtgctcgtcaccggcggcggcaagcgCGAGTACCTCAGCGTGCACGAGGACCtgtcccgcgcgcgaaccgtcATGGGATACTGCCCGCAGTTCGACGGCCTTCAACCCAACCTGACCGGCCGGGAGCACCTGCAGTTTTACGCGCAGGTGAGGGGCGTCCCGGACGAGTTGATCGAGCACACCGTCAACGCGTTGCTCGAGAAGATGTCGCTGACCAAGTACTCGGAGCGACAGGCGGGGACCTACTCTGGAGGAAACAAGCGCAAGCTCTCGGTGGCcatcgcgctcatcggcgaGCCCGCGGTGGTGCTCCTGGACGAGCCCTCGACCGGTATGGACCCCGAGGCGCGTCGTTTCATGTGGGACGTCATCTCCGCGAGCACGAGGGGGCGCACCATCGTGCTGACGTCTCACAGCATGGAGGAGTGCGAGGCGCTGTGCAACCGGATCGGCATCATGGTCGGCGGCCAGTTCAAGTGCCTCGGCTCGCTGCAGCACCTCAAGAACCGGTTCTCCGAGGGGTACACGGTGGACGTGCGGTTTCAGTCGGGCCTCGCGCGGATCGTctacgacgccgtcgtcgccaagggtATCCACGCGCAGGTCATGGAGAGCCACGACACGGAGCTCAAGCTCAGGGTGGACGACACCGGCAACACGAAGCTTTGGCAGatcttcgccgcgatcgaggaCATCCGCGCGATGAAAAAGCCGGAGCGACACGTCGTGCAGGTGGACGGCGAAGATCCCATCCCGGTaggggcggacgacgccggcggcttgATCGACGATTACTCCGTGTCGCAGACTACGCTGGAGCAGGTCTTTGTGcggttcgcgtcgacgcagaGCGAGGAGACGCAGCACGCGCCGGGAATGACGCCCGGGATTGACGGGTTGGGGCAGCCGCCGTTAGGATCGTCCCTCGCCGttcagccgccgcctccgcagGGCGAGTTTCACCAATTCGCCCCGGCggatgccgacgacgaacgcgccccgccgccggacatGGTCCCGCCGGGATACGTCCAGCGACCGTGA